From a single Leptospira levettii genomic region:
- a CDS encoding DUF805 domain-containing protein: MSFQDAIKVCFQKYVDFNGNAKRPEFWYWVAFTFVVSFILQMFLPILGMVFSLAVFLPSISVGARRLHDVGMSGWWQLIGLTGIGLLVLIYFWAQKGK; encoded by the coding sequence ATGTCATTCCAAGATGCAATCAAGGTTTGCTTTCAAAAATATGTCGATTTTAATGGAAATGCAAAACGTCCAGAATTTTGGTATTGGGTAGCATTTACATTTGTTGTTAGTTTTATCTTACAGATGTTCCTTCCCATTTTAGGAATGGTATTTTCTTTGGCAGTTTTTTTACCAAGCATTAGTGTTGGTGCAAGAAGGTTGCATGATGTAGGAATGAGTGGTTGGTGGCAATTAATTGGTCTTACAGGGATTGGATTACTTGTATTGATTTACTTTTGGGCACAAAAAGGTAAATAG